The Parvibaculum sp. DNA segment CGAAATGCTGGCCCGCACCCACACGCTCTCGGCGCCGTGGAACATCGTCCGTGCCGACGACAAGCGCGCCGCACGCCTCAATGTCATCCGCGATCTGCTGTCGCGCGTCGACTATCGCGGCAAGAACGCCAAAATCGCCGTGCCCGATCGCAAGATCGTCTTCGCCTTCGATCCGGCGCAACTGAAATCCGGCGTCATCGCACCATGAACTACCGCCACGCCTATCACGCCGGCAATTTCGCCGATGTGATGAAACACAGCATCCTCGCCCTCGTCGTCGAGCACATGAAGCTGAAGGACAAACCCTTCTTCCTGCTCGACACCCATGCCGGCACCGGCGAAACCGATCTCTCGGGCGTCGAGGCGCAGAAGACCGGCGAATTCCGCAACGGCATCGCCCGCGTGCTCGCCGAAGAAGATCCGCACCCCGCGCTTGCGCCCTGGATCGCCGCGCTCGGCGACGAACCGCTGATGCAATATCCGGGCTCGCCGCTGATCGCCGCGCGGCTGATGCGCGAGACCGACCGCCTCGCCTTTTGCGAACTGCACCCCGACGACGCCGCGGCGCTGAAGCAAAACTTCGCCCGTGACGCCCGCGTCAAGACCCATGCGATGGACGGTTACGCGGCGCTGAAATCCATGCTGCCGCCGAAGGAGCGCCGCGGCGTGGTGCTGATCGACCCGCCGTTTGAATCCCGCGATGAATTCGCCCGCCTCTTCGATGCGCTGACGGATGCGACCGCCCGCTTCGCCACCGGCACTTACATCATGTGGTACCCGGTCAAGGACCCGTCGGTCTCCGGCGCCTTTCTCGAACGCCTCGCCGAGGACGGCCCGCCGAAATCGCTCTGCCTCGAACTCCACGTCATGGCCGCCGATCCCGCCCGCATGACCGGCTGCGGCCTCGTCGTCGTCAACCCGCCCTGGACACTCGCCGGCACCGCGCGCGACCTGCTCGACTGGCTGGCCCGAACGCTGGCGCAAGCCCCCGGCGCCCGCGCCCGCGAGGAATGGCTGCGGCCCTGACGCCGAAACGAATCGCCCCCAACGAATCGAATGACCGGAACGCGCTTTCCAGTCTATAAAGGCGCCGGCGCCACAGCTGACAAACAGTCAGAAAAGCAACAAGGACAAGCCGCGTGGACCGGGAAGGCCCCCCGACAGACGAAGACGAACGCGCGGCGCGCCTCGCCGCGGCCGAAACCGCCTATGAGGCCGAGATCGAGGGCAATCTCCGCCGCAACTACGCGGCCAATCTCGCCCACGGCCTGCTCGGGCAAACCGGCTTCCGCCTCGTCAACGCGCCGACATTCGTGCCCGCCTATATCTACCTGCTCTCGGGCTCGGAATTTCTGGTCGGCCTCGCGCTCGCCGCGCAATGGCTCGGCGCGTCGGCCTCCTCGATCTTCGGCGCAACGCTGATCGAACACCGCAAGCGCGTGCTGCCGATGGGCCTGCTGATCGGCTGGGGCATGCGCGCCGGCGTGCTGGGCCTCGCGCTTGGCGGCTTCTTCCTGCCCGACCGCTGGGCGCTCGTCACCGCCATCGGCTTTCTCTGCCTCTTCGGCCTGTTCAACGGCATGCAGGCGGTGATCTTCAACACGCTGATGGCCAAGGTGATCCCGCTGCGCCTGCGCGGCCGCCTCACCGGCTTCCGCAATTTCGCCGCCGGCCTCACCGCCGCCGGCGTCTCCTGGATGGGCGGCCATTATTTCGTCGAGGGCAATCTCTTCGGCAACGGCTATGCCTCGACCTTCCTGATGGCCTTCATCCTGACTTCCATCGGCCTGTCGCTCTTGATGCTGGTGCGCGAGCCCGAGCCGCCGACCATTCGCGCCCGCGCCACGCTGGGCGGCCGCTTGCGCGACATCCCGATGATGCTCAAGGCCGACCCCGCGCTCGGCCGCTTCTATGTCGCCGCCGGCCTCGCCGCGCTCGGCACCATGGCGGTCCCCTTCTACATTCTCTATGCGGGCGAGCGCATCGGCCTCTCGGGCGCCACCATCGGCATCCTCTCCACCGCCTTCCTGCTCAGCCAGACCACGACCAATCTTTTCTGGGGCTGGCTCGCCGACCGCTTCGGCAACCGCCTGGTCTTCATCCTCTCGGTCGGCACATGGGGCGCGGCCACCGTGCTGCTGCTCGCCGTCGACACGCTCTGGCCGCTTGCCATCGCCTTTGCCGGCCTCGGCGCAGGCCAGGGCGGCTTCCAGAATTCCAACCAGAACATCATCGTCGAATTCGGCGCCCGCGACGACCTGCCCATGCGCATCGCGGTCCTGAACACCGCGACCTCGCTGATGCATGCGGCCGGCCCCTTGCTCGGCGGCGTCGTCGCCTATGCGATTTCCTTCGACGCCCTCTTCGCCCTCTCGATCGCCGTCCTCACCGCCGCCGTCCTGACGATGTTCTTCCTCGTCGACGAACCGCGCAAACGGCGGAAGTCCCTCTAGCGCGCCTTCTTCCTGTTCCGCCCGACGCGCCAGCGGCGGGCAATCGACCGCAAGCAAACGCCCTCACCCGCAGCCCCTCTGCGTCTCTGCGCCTCTGCGTAAGTGCTTACTTCGCGTCTTCGCGTCTTCGCGTGCAAAGCCTATCTTCTTCTCTTCTCCGCACCTCCGCGTCTCCGCGCGAAACCCCTTCCCTTCCCCCCTTCCCCCGCAACAAGCTTTCATTAGCATTCCCCCGCCATACTCCGGCTGACGCGCAAACCGCGCACCCGCCGGGGCTCTTCGCATGTTTCGTCCTTTCGCCGCCGCCATTCTCGCCACGCTGTTTGTCCTCCCGGCGCTCCCGCCCGCGCAGGCGGCGTCCTTCTTCGGCACGGCATCGGCCGACAAACTGATCGCCGAACGCACCACGGCCGCCTACCGCAAGGTCGGCACCGGCGACCTCTATCGCTTCAACATGCTGCAGAAAGACCTGATCGCCGGCGCCGCCACCGTCGCCGCGCTGGAAGAGGGAATGGCGCTCGGCCGCCGCTGGCTCGACAAGGAACCCGTCTTCGCCGGCTCGGTCTTCGGCGTCATCGCCCGCGCGCCCGAAGCCGCCGAAAGGCCGGCCGCACCGCTCTACAGCGAAGCGCTCTACTGGAACGCCATTGCCTATGACCGCATCTGCGAGCGCGACGGCGAACTCTGCCAGGCGCTGGCCGCCAGCATCCTTTCCAGCGAGCCGGGCGCGGCATCGCTGAAGGCAAGTGCGCTCCGCTACATCAATTTCGCCAATGCCGCGACCGCCGGCGCGCTGCCGCCCGACCTTGTCGCCGACGCCGCCGCCAAATGCCGCACCGCGCATGAAGTGCTCAAATCGCGCGCCGCCCGCGATGCCCGCGACATCCACGGCTTCTACGCCGAGCAACTGCAGAGCACCTGCGGCGCCGCACGCACCGCTGCTGCGCCGTGAACTGACGGCGAACGCCGACACACGGCATCAACCCCACCCACAAATGTCACCCCGGCGAAAGCCGGGGCCCATTGGTTCCCTCAGCAAGAGCGATTGCGCGCCGCGACCGGCGCCGAAACACCGCACCCTCTAACAACCGCTGCGGCAAGCCGAACGGCGAATGGGTCCCGGGGACAAGCCCCGGGATGACACCCATGGGTTTGGCAATTCCTCACCCCCACACTCGTCATTGCCGGACTTGATCCGGCAATTCAGAAGGCGCGCGCAATGCGCGCCGTCCCTCTTCACAAAAATGTGCCTTGAGCATCGACCGCCGTTTCAGCATCGGATTCTTGCGAAGAGAGACGCCGCTTGCAGCGGCACCTGGATGCCCGGGTCAAGCCCGGGCAAGACAACTTGGGTTGAAACGTCAACCCTACCCAAAGGTGTCCCCCCGGCGAAAGCCGGGGCCCACCCTGCCCGCCGTAGCGCCGCGCCAGCGTTGCGAAGGCAGGTCGCAGCACCTCTTGCCGCAGCAATCAATGCCGCGCTTCCTCGCCTCCCCACATCGTCTTTGCCGGACTTGATCCGGGCATCCAGTAGCCCCCCCAAGGAGCCTCTCTTCGCAAGAAACCCGGGGGCCGCTCAGAAACGTCGTGAGCAAGACAGCCTAATCAGACCCGTCAATTACGACGGCATCCTTGGGATTCTAAGCCAACTCCACGCGGAGCCTGTTTTCTTTCGTACTCGGAACGATCCGGAAAAACTTGGTCTGTCTTGCCGTCACCCCCGCCGCTCGACCGCCGCAGCCATGGTACTCACCTCGAACAACTACCATTAGCCTTTGTGGGGATCTCGGACCATCAAACAGGATTAAGTTTGATGATTTTCTTCGCAGGGACATCGCGCTGTTGTACTGTCACGTATTCTTCTAGACTTGAAGCTACGATGGTCTGTGTACAAACCATACACTATGAAGGAGCGTAACACATGACGAAACCGAAAACCGAAAGGACATTGCCCACTCAATGCGTTTGCATTGTCGCTGCATTTGTACTCTGGACAATTGCTTCGATTGGCTTGACTACGCCCGCCAATGCCTCGGCGTTAGATGGGATAATTGAGTACGTGTATTCGTTCTTCGACAACGAAGAGAACCAAATACGTAGAGGCCTAGAAGATCATTTACGCACGGGTCCTGGGGAATGCTTGGTCTACGGGCCGCTAAGGCGCTCATTCGGCTATTTTATGCCACGTGAAAAAGTTGAAGTACTTGAGAAATCTGGAATTGCTACTTTTTCTGAGGAGCGCATGGGTATTCTTCCGTCAAGCCAAGTGGGAAATCTCACGGAATTTGGTCAGCGCTACTACTTCCCTGATGTACAACAGCCAACATGGCAAAGAATGAGGGGTGCTATATGTGTCGGACGGCGCGAACTCGCAAGCATTGATGAATACACCGCCCCATCGCAGATAAGGGGGAAAACGGTCACGCAAGTCCGCTATCAGTATCGTCTAGTTGATATACCGGAATGGGCGACCACATTAGAAGTGATCAATGCGTTCCCTGAGGCCGGGCGGCGATTGGCTGCTCATGACCGCAGCATTGTGCTTCCTCAATCTTCGACGGCGCAGGACACTTCTGATACGGTCGTGCTGGTGAAAACGAACGTTGGCTGGAGGGCAGCGACCCCCGAAGACTAGCATCACCTCGCAAGGGACAAGAGCAGTAATTCCCCCAAACAAAAAAAGCCGGCCCCTTTCGGGACCGGCTTCTTCCTTGCCCGGATCAATCCGGAATTCGCATCAAGCGGCGTTATACCCCAGCACCGCCTTCACTTCGAGGAACTCCTCGAAGCCGAACTCGCCCCATTCGCGGCCGTTGCCCGACTGCTTGTAGCCGCCGAAGGGCGCGTTGAGGTCGGGCCCGGCGAGGTTGAGATGCACATTGCCGGTGCGCAGACGCGCCGCGACTTTCCGCGCATGTTCCGGCTCGCCCTGCACATAGCCCGACAACCCGTAGACCGTGTCGTTGGCGATCGAAACCGCGTCTTCCTCGTCCTTGTAGGGAAGGATCGCCATCACCGGCCCGAAGATTTCCTCGCGCGCGATGGTCATGTCGTTGGTGACGTTCGCAAAGACGGTCGGGCGCACGTAGTAGCCCTTGTTGACGCCTTCCGGCCGTCCCGGACCGCCGGTGACGAGCGTTGCGCCCTCCTCGATGCCCTTCTGGATCAGGCCCTGGATCTTGTTGAACTGCACTTCCGAAACCACCGGCCCGATCACCGTGCCTTCGGCGTTCGGATCACCGGCCTTCACCTGCTCGGCGGCGGCCTTCGCGATCTGGATCACCTCGTCCTGGCGCGCGGCCGGCACCAGCATGCGCGACGGCGCGTTGCAGCTCTGGCCCGAGTTCGACATCATGCCGAACACCGATCCCGTCACCGCCTTCTTGAAGTCGGCGTCGTCGAGCACGATGTTGGCCGACTTGCCGCCGAGTTCGAGCGCGACGCGCTTGACCGTGTCGGCGGCCGCCTTCGAAACGAGAATGCCGGCCCGCGTCGAGCCGGTGAACGACACCATGTCGACATCCGGATGCGCCGACAGCGGCGCGCCGACGCCCGGCCCGTCGCCGTTGACGAGGTTGAACACGCCTTTCGGCACGCCCGCCTCATGCAGCACTTCGGCGAAGATATAGGCGTTGATCGGCGCCACTTCCGAAGGCTTCAGCACCATGGTGCAACCAACGGCCAGCGCCGGCGCCACCTTGCAGGCGATCTGGTTGATCGGCCAGTTCCACGGCGTGATGAAGGCGCACACGCCCACAGGCTCGCGCACGATCCGCGTCGGGCCTTTGTCTTCCTCGAATTCGTACTTCTTCAGGATTTCGAGATTGGTGTTCAGATGCGCGATGCCCATGGCGGCCTGCGCGTTCTGCGACAGCTTCTGCGGCGCGCCCATCTCCTCGGTGATCGCGGCGGCGATTTCGGCATAGCGCTTCTGATAGACCGCCATGATCGACTGCAGGAGGTCGATGCGCTCCTGTTTCGTCGTCGTCGAGAATTTCGGGAAGGCGGCCTTCGCGGCGGCCACCGCCTTGTCGACATCCTTGGCCGAACCCATGCTGATGCGGGCGAAAGGCTCCTCGGTGGCCGGGTTGATGACGTCGAGCGTCTTCGGCGCCGCCGGGTCGACCCACTGGCCGTCGATATAGAATTTCAGATAGTCCTTCATGGGGGCAGTCCTCCTTGTTTGATGCCGTCCCTCGGCCGGCCCGCCCCCGCCCGTCTTTTGCGGGCGGTCGGGGCTTTTTCGGGGTCCGGGCCGGGCCTTTTTCGGGCGCCGCCCCGGTGCCGGAGAGGGGATTCCTGTTGGCATGAAACCTCGCATGGGCACCCTTGCCCGGTCCAGCCAAAAACACCCTCCTTTTCCGCCGGATCGTGCGGCAGGCATCCGCTGCCGCGCCGCCGCGGCGCGAAATTGCGCTGGACGCGGCGCGGCCGGCCTGTAGCCTCGATGGACCATGCCCAAACGGCACTTTCTCAAGGGGGGAGATCATGAAAATACACAGGCTCGCCGCCATCGCCGCGGTCGCCACCATCGGCTTTGCCGCGCCCGCCGCCGCCCAGGACCTTGCCTTCATGCTGGCGAACGAAAGCGGCTACGATCTGGTCGAGTTCTATGCCTCGCCCGTCGATATCAACGACTGGGAGGAGGACATTCTGGGGCAGGACATTCTGCGCAGTGGCGATGCCCTGCGCGTCATCATCGCGGATGGTCGCGAACAATGTACCTACGACCTTCGCATGGTCTTTGCCGATGGCGACGTGCTGGAAGACACGACGGACCTCTGCGAGACGGGCAGCTACACGATCGAATGACGCCGTCCCCGGCGATCGTCCGCACATGGTCGCCGGGACCGCGCCCGCGAAAACACCCTCGAAATCCACCGCAACGGCGCGTAAATTCGCGGCCGGCATATGATCAGGGCCCGGCATCGCCGCGATTCGGTCACGATCCGGGGCGACAAGGGCGCGGCAGGCCGCAATGGGCCTTCCTCGTGCCGACGAAACAAGAGGACCGGCAAACCATCATGTTCATTGACGGACGCAACGTCCCCGACGGCGCCACGATAGAAACCGACCTCGCGATTGTCGGCGCCGGCGCGGCGGGCATTTCGATTGCCCGCGAGCTCGCCGGTTCCGGCATTTCGGTGGCGCTGATCGAAAGCGGCGGCTTCGAATTCGATGCCGACACGCAAGACCTCTATGAAGGCGAGATGGCGGGCGTCGAATATCCGCTCACAAGTTCGCGCCTGCGCTATTTCGGCGGCACCACCAATCACTGGGGCGGCTGGACGCGGCCGCTCGAACCCATCGACTTCGAGGAGCGCGACTGGGTGCCCCATTCCGGCTGGCCGATCACCCGCGCCATCCTTGACCCGTATTACGAGCGCGCCGCCGATCTCTGCCAGCTCCGCTCCACCGCCTTCGACGACGCGTCGGCCTGGGCCGAGGGCGGCGAGCCGCTGCCCCTCGCCGGCGACGAGGTGATGACGCGCTTTTTCATCTACAGCCCGCCGACGCGCTTCGGAAAGAAATACCGGCCCGACATCGAAGCTGCGAAAAACGTCACCTGCTATCTCAACAGCAATGTCATGGAGATCGTGCCCACGGAAAACGGCGCCCGCGTCGAAACCTTGCGCATCGGCACATTGTCCGGCGTCCGCTTCGAGGTGAAACCGAAAGTCTGCATCCTCGCCGCCGGCGCCATCGAAAACGCGCGCATCCTGCTCTTGTCCAACAGCGTCGAGCGCGACGGCCTCGGCAACCGCAACGGGCTTGTCGGCCGCTTCTTCATGGAGCATCCGCACATCCCCTCGCCCGCGACCTTCCTCGTCACCGATCCGGATCATGTGGCGCGCTTCTACCGCACCTACACGAAGCTCCAGAATTCGGTGGTGCGCGGCTGCTTCCTCTTCTCGCCGGAATATCTGCGCCGCACGCGCCGCATGGGCACCGTGCTGACCTTCGGCATGAGCTACGCCGTGACGGAAACGACCGGCACCGAGCCGGACAACCGCGACCCCGCCGCCTGGATCCAGCCTTTGGTGCTGAAGCTCGCCCGCGACACAACCTCGGCCGCCGCGCCGAATACGGAATATGGCTGGCGCATCGGTGTCGGCTGCGCGAGCGAACAGGAGCCGAACCCGGCAAGCCGCATCACGCTGTCGAACGAAAAAGATGCCCTCGGCCTCGCCCGCACGCGCCTCGCCTGGCGCTTGCGCAAATCCGATGCCGCGAGCCTGCGCGGCAATCTCGAAGCGCTGGCCCGCGCCTTCGGCGCCTGGGGCGAGGGCCGCGTCCGCGTGCTCTTCCCCGAACGCGACGAATGGACGGTCGCCGAAGGCTGGGGCAACCATCACATGGGCACGACGCGCATGGCATCCGATCCGAAAAAAGGCGTCACCGATGCCGATTGCCGCGTCCACGGCATGTCGAACCTCTACATCGCCGGCTCCTCGCTCTACCCGACCGGCGGCACCGTCAACCCGACACTGACGCTGGTCGCATTGGCGCTGCGCCTCACCGACCATCTGAAATCCCGTTTCGAGGAAGGGGCCTTCGCCTGATGGAAAAGGATATGGAGCACACGGAGCATCCGCCGGTCTCGAGGCGCAACGTCGTTATTCTCGGCGGCACTGCGCTTGTCGCCGCCGCCGTGCCGGCCGCCCTCTTCCACCGCAAGCCGAAGGGTCTCGCCCTCGACACCGATGTCTTCATGCGCCTGCTGGCCGATCCGGCCGCCGCCGCGAAGCTCGGCGAAATCCGCTTCGCCGAAAGCAAGCCCGGCCTCACCCGCGCCGTCTACGAAACGCGCCTCGCCCGCCGCCTTCGCGCGCATGGCTGGTCGCCCGCCGCCTCGCCGGAGCTGGCGCGCCGCGCCCTCGCCGCGTCCGTCCGCGCCGACTATCTCGGCGACCGCATGGTTGCGATCGAGAAATGGCATCTCTCCGAAACCGAAGCCGACCTCTGCGCGCTCGCCGCGCTGGTCGTGCGCGCGCAAGAGCACCCCGTCTGACTTGTCCCGCAAAGCGGGGACAAACCCGGGCACAAGTTGCGGGACAAGTTGCGGGATAAGTCGCGCCCCGCATCTTCGTGACAGTTTTTTGACAGATCGGTGACAGTCAGCCCGCGCAGGGTCCGTTTTGCCCGAGCGTCACCGACCGCGCCCGCACCTCGATGGTCCGCGACCGCGCGCCCGGCGTCGGCGTCCAGCGCAACGGGCTCGGCAGCACGGCCACAAGCTGCGCTGCCTGCGACGGTGAAAGATCGGCCGCGCTGACGTTGAAATAATGCCGCGCCGCCGCCTCCGCGCCGTAAATGCCGGGGCCGAGTTCGACGATGTTGAGATAGAGTTCGAGGATGCGCCGCTTGCTCAAAATCGTTTCCAGCCAGACGGTTATGTACGCCTCGCCGCTTTTGCGAAAGTAGGTGCGGGCCGGCCAC contains these protein-coding regions:
- a CDS encoding GMC family oxidoreductase, whose amino-acid sequence is MFIDGRNVPDGATIETDLAIVGAGAAGISIARELAGSGISVALIESGGFEFDADTQDLYEGEMAGVEYPLTSSRLRYFGGTTNHWGGWTRPLEPIDFEERDWVPHSGWPITRAILDPYYERAADLCQLRSTAFDDASAWAEGGEPLPLAGDEVMTRFFIYSPPTRFGKKYRPDIEAAKNVTCYLNSNVMEIVPTENGARVETLRIGTLSGVRFEVKPKVCILAAGAIENARILLLSNSVERDGLGNRNGLVGRFFMEHPHIPSPATFLVTDPDHVARFYRTYTKLQNSVVRGCFLFSPEYLRRTRRMGTVLTFGMSYAVTETTGTEPDNRDPAAWIQPLVLKLARDTTSAAAPNTEYGWRIGVGCASEQEPNPASRITLSNEKDALGLARTRLAWRLRKSDAASLRGNLEALARAFGAWGEGRVRVLFPERDEWTVAEGWGNHHMGTTRMASDPKKGVTDADCRVHGMSNLYIAGSSLYPTGGTVNPTLTLVALALRLTDHLKSRFEEGAFA
- a CDS encoding MFS transporter, which codes for MDREGPPTDEDERAARLAAAETAYEAEIEGNLRRNYAANLAHGLLGQTGFRLVNAPTFVPAYIYLLSGSEFLVGLALAAQWLGASASSIFGATLIEHRKRVLPMGLLIGWGMRAGVLGLALGGFFLPDRWALVTAIGFLCLFGLFNGMQAVIFNTLMAKVIPLRLRGRLTGFRNFAAGLTAAGVSWMGGHYFVEGNLFGNGYASTFLMAFILTSIGLSLLMLVREPEPPTIRARATLGGRLRDIPMMLKADPALGRFYVAAGLAALGTMAVPFYILYAGERIGLSGATIGILSTAFLLSQTTTNLFWGWLADRFGNRLVFILSVGTWGAATVLLLAVDTLWPLAIAFAGLGAGQGGFQNSNQNIIVEFGARDDLPMRIAVLNTATSLMHAAGPLLGGVVAYAISFDALFALSIAVLTAAVLTMFFLVDEPRKRRKSL
- a CDS encoding aldehyde dehydrogenase family protein, which gives rise to MKDYLKFYIDGQWVDPAAPKTLDVINPATEEPFARISMGSAKDVDKAVAAAKAAFPKFSTTTKQERIDLLQSIMAVYQKRYAEIAAAITEEMGAPQKLSQNAQAAMGIAHLNTNLEILKKYEFEEDKGPTRIVREPVGVCAFITPWNWPINQIACKVAPALAVGCTMVLKPSEVAPINAYIFAEVLHEAGVPKGVFNLVNGDGPGVGAPLSAHPDVDMVSFTGSTRAGILVSKAAADTVKRVALELGGKSANIVLDDADFKKAVTGSVFGMMSNSGQSCNAPSRMLVPAARQDEVIQIAKAAAEQVKAGDPNAEGTVIGPVVSEVQFNKIQGLIQKGIEEGATLVTGGPGRPEGVNKGYYVRPTVFANVTNDMTIAREEIFGPVMAILPYKDEEDAVSIANDTVYGLSGYVQGEPEHARKVAARLRTGNVHLNLAGPDLNAPFGGYKQSGNGREWGEFGFEEFLEVKAVLGYNAA
- the rlmJ gene encoding 23S rRNA (adenine(2030)-N(6))-methyltransferase RlmJ, with amino-acid sequence MNYRHAYHAGNFADVMKHSILALVVEHMKLKDKPFFLLDTHAGTGETDLSGVEAQKTGEFRNGIARVLAEEDPHPALAPWIAALGDEPLMQYPGSPLIAARLMRETDRLAFCELHPDDAAALKQNFARDARVKTHAMDGYAALKSMLPPKERRGVVLIDPPFESRDEFARLFDALTDATARFATGTYIMWYPVKDPSVSGAFLERLAEDGPPKSLCLELHVMAADPARMTGCGLVVVNPPWTLAGTARDLLDWLARTLAQAPGARAREEWLRP